From a single Azospirillum fermentarium genomic region:
- a CDS encoding glycine zipper 2TM domain-containing protein — MKPSLMQWVLAALVAGATAACAPNMSPDSYAAGAVGQVNRTVRGVVVSARPVAIGGTQSGLGAGAGAVAGGVAGSAIGGNARANVIGAVGGAVIGGIAGAMAEDAATRQSGMEYVVQTENGALLTVVQGASPVLAPNQKVLVIYGARSRVIPDPT, encoded by the coding sequence GTGAAACCTAGCCTGATGCAATGGGTGTTGGCCGCTCTGGTGGCGGGAGCCACGGCGGCATGTGCACCCAACATGTCCCCCGACAGCTACGCAGCCGGCGCCGTCGGGCAGGTCAACCGCACGGTCCGCGGCGTGGTGGTCAGCGCCCGTCCGGTCGCCATCGGCGGCACCCAATCCGGCCTTGGCGCCGGTGCGGGGGCCGTGGCCGGTGGTGTCGCCGGCTCGGCGATCGGCGGGAATGCCAGGGCGAACGTCATCGGTGCCGTCGGGGGCGCCGTGATCGGCGGCATCGCAGGGGCTATGGCCGAGGATGCCGCCACCCGCCAGAGCGGCATGGAATATGTGGTTCAGACCGAGAACGGCGCGCTTTTGACCGTCGTGCAGGGGGCATCCCCGGTACTCGCGCCCAATCAGAAGGTTCTGGTCATCTATGGCGCCCGGTCGCGGGTGATCCCCGACCCGACCTGA
- a CDS encoding secondary thiamine-phosphate synthase enzyme YjbQ, with amino-acid sequence MRQAMTTLNVPTRGQGLVEITAPVVRWVGEQGIGCGLLTLYCRHTSASLVIQENADPDVRGDLERFFARLVREDPALYDHTLEGPDDMPAHIRSALTAVSLSIPVADGRPVLGTWQGIYLFEHRTHRHDRQVTAHLFGE; translated from the coding sequence ATGCGTCAGGCCATGACCACGCTGAACGTCCCCACCCGCGGCCAGGGGCTGGTGGAGATCACCGCCCCCGTGGTGCGGTGGGTGGGGGAGCAGGGGATCGGCTGCGGGCTGCTGACCCTGTACTGCCGCCACACCTCCGCCTCTCTGGTGATTCAGGAAAACGCCGACCCCGACGTGCGCGGCGACCTGGAGCGTTTCTTCGCGCGGCTGGTGCGCGAAGACCCAGCACTCTACGACCACACGCTGGAGGGGCCGGACGACATGCCGGCGCACATCCGCAGCGCCCTGACCGCGGTCAGCCTGTCGATTCCCGTCGCGGACGGCCGCCCGGTGCTGGGCACCTGGCAGGGCATCTACCTGTTCGAACACCGGACCCACCGCCACGACCGGCAGGTGACCGCGCATCTCTTCGGCGAATAG